CATATTCACAGGTTACCAATAGCTCAAACAGCTTCTCCTCATCGGACTCGATACCGGCTGTATCGTATCCTTCTCCCTGTAGATAGGCAACCCAATCATAACTGTCAATCCCTTGCCACCAGCCCTCCAGATTACTTTCTCTTAAATATGCTTTATAGTCTGCTTCTGATATGGTATCCAGGGTGTATTTTGAATTTACCTCCTCCGTAATCGCATTTATCTTTGAAGAATAATCCGGTGTATCATAATAATATTCCTTCATTCCTACAATATCCAAGGTAGAGAATGTGGAGGCGCCATCGTAGGTCGGATCGGCAGTTACATAATAGTAAAACAATACATCATCGATGGTTACTGGCTCCCCATCCGAGAATACCATACCCTTTTGTAGAGTTACCGTATAGAGCACCTGCTCATGTCCGTCTGCTGCCTTCTGTATCTCTGCCTCTACATGTCCCGCATAATCTACCAGCACACCATCCTTATTCAGCCGAGAGACTGAGGTAAAGACAGGTTCATATGCCTGGGCATCGTAACCTGTACTGTAAAACAACGGTGAGAACACACCATTAAAGGTCTGTGTTCCAATAACCAACGTATCATACTTTCCTGTAGCAACAATTTTTCCAGGAGTTTCTGAAGTATTAGTCTTCTCCTGATTGTCCTCTTTCTCCTTTACCACTTCTGTTTTTTCTTTTTGGTTCGTATCTGGATTCTGCGTTTCCTTCGTATCCTTTCCACATGCAATGAAAGAAACTGCAAAGCATAGGATTAGAATCAGTGCCAGCGCTCTCCTCTTAATCATTCAATTCCTCCTTATTTGCTATTCGATTTGCTACTACATACCGTAGGTTGTCTTAATTACGTGTAATCGTAATTGTTCTAGAGCAATAAGAAAACAAGAAGCATTACATGCTTCTTTGCTCGTACTAAATTATATTCGTAGGATATGTGATTATGACAAGAATGAAGAGACTATAAAGCGTCTTGATTGATTTCAACATAACGAAGAAAAAAAGAGGGCATCCCAAAGTGAATAACAATAGTGGGATACCTATATAGGAATTTAGTCCTGTAGTCTTAAATTTCATTAAAAAATAACCGAAATAGTAAATGGTTTTGTGTCCTGAGAAAATGCAGAAACCTGGAATATGCTAGCTGTTTCTCTAAGGATACGATATTTATATACAATAAAACTAGGAGGAGTAATATTATGGCGCGTTATATTAAGGATTTTCCTACTACTAAAAATCCAGAGGAAATCATGAAAATTGCAAATGACTTTTTTAGTAAGGAAGGCTTTAACAGAGTAAACTTCAAAGGAGAAGATGTATGGAAAAAAGGGGTTGGCTTTACATCTCCACAATTTATTAAGCTTCAATTAGCTCCAGGAGTAGTACATATGGAAGCCTGGTTAAAGTTTGCATGGTTCCCGGGCATCTATTCAGGGGAAATGGATCTTAATGGAGCGATGGCCTTTGCCATTAAGAAGATGCTGGCTTCCCGGGTAAATACTCTAGAATCATTATTAAAATAGTATAAGGAGACATAAACGTGGAAAATAATACAAACCCGTCAAATAACATAAAGCTACATGATCCTACTGGTAAAGCCATTGCTTCTTTGGTTCTTGGATTAATCGGAATTGCTGCATGGTTTATTCCAATAGCAGGTGTTATCGTAACCATAATTGGTATATCCTTAGCCCGTACAGGAATGCAGTCCTCAAAAAGAGGGGTTGCAATAGCCGGACTAGTACTCTGTATCGTCTTTTTAGTCCTATCCATTATCAACTGGATCCTTGGAGCTGTATTACAATCTCTATTTGGGTAAAAAGAAGCTGTTACATAACCTTTAATAGTCATGTAACAGCTTTCTTTCCATACATATACAAACATTTCTCATTTACTTTTCCACATGATGGCAAGCAACCAGATGGCCCTGCTTCATCTCTAGCGCCGGTTTCTCCTGTCTGCAGATGTCAGTAGCCCTCGGGCAACGTCCTGCAAAGGGACACCCTTTGGGAGTATTGATTGGACTCGGAACATCACCGGATAATATCTGACGTTGCTTTTGAGCCTCTTTATCAGGGTCCGGAATTGGTACCGCAGATAAGAGTGCCTTCGAATAGGGATGTAATGTGTTTTCATATAGTTCATCACTGGATGCCAGCTCAACAATATTACCAAGATACATAACCGCAATACGGTCACTAATATATTTCACAATATTCAAGTCATGAGCAATGAATAAATAGGTTAAGTCTAATTTACTCTGTAAATCATGTAATAGGTTGATGATCTGTGACTGAATGGAAACGTCAAGTGCTGATATCGGTTCATCGCACACAATAAATTCCGGCTCTATAGCCAGTGCTCTTGCTATCCCAATACGCTGACGCTGTCCACCAGAGAATTCATGAGGGAAACGGTTCGCATGTTCCTTGTTAAGACCTACTAATTCCAACAGTTCATACACCCGTTCCTGACGTCTCTTCTTATCGTACATTTTATGAATAATCATACCTTCCTCGATAATCGATCCAACCGTCATACGAGGGTCCAATGAGGAGTATGGATCCTGGAAGATAATCTGTGCCATTTTGGAATATTCGAACAAGGACTTCTTGGTAATTTCCAAATCTTTCTTTCCATGATAGAGTATTCTTCCGTCTGTGGCCGGATATATTCCCATCAGAACCTTCCCAAGAGTGGACTTACCACAACCGGATTCACCAACAAGACCCAGTGTTTCTCCCTTATATATGTCAAAGTTAACATGATTTACAGCCTTAAGGATACCGTCGGATACCTTAAAATGCTTTGAAACATTCTGTACTTCAAGTAACTTCTGGTTCGTGTTGATAGTCTGCTTCTGATTACTCATTACTTTTCACCTCCTGGCTGATTACTGGGACAATCCGCATGAAGGAGCCAGCAGGAAGCCTGGTGTCCCTTACCAAGTTCAAATACCGGAGGCTGTTCGCTCTGACAGATTTTCATGCAATTCGTACATCTGCTTGCAAAACCGCAGCCTGTAGGTGGATTAATCAAATCCGGCGGAGTACCTGCGATGGATACCAACCGTTCTGAACGATTCATATCCGTAGTAGGAAGGCTTTTTAGCAATGCCTTTGTATATGGATGGGAAGGACGATAAAAGATATCCTCTGCTGTACCGATTTCTACGATCTTTCCTGCATACATTACCGCAACCCTGTCTGCCATACTAGCCACCACACCAAGATCATGAGTAATCAATATAATTGCTGTATTGGTTTTTTCTCGAATTTCCTGTAATAAGTCCATAATTTGAGCCTGAATTGTAACATCAAGCGCAGTAGTCGGCTCATCTGCTATTAATAGCTTGGGAGCGCAGGACAGTGCCATTGCGATCATAACTCTCTGTCTCATACCACCGGAGAATTCATGAGGATATTGCTTAATTCTCTGCTCCGGATTTGGTATCTTAACTAACTGCAGCAAACGAAGTGCTTCTTTGGCAGCATCCTCAGCTGACAGCTTCTGATGATGACGGATTGCTTCCGTCAGCTGCTTTCCTACCTGCATGGTGGGATTGAGGCAGGTCATAGGATCCTGAAATATCATACTGACATCCTTGCCTCGAATTTGCATCATTTCTTTCTCTGAAGCATTCACAATATCTTTATCTGCTAGCAGAATTTCTCCACTTACTATACGTGCCGGAGGCATGGGATTCAGCTTCATAATGGTTTGTGCTGTTACGCTCTTCCCACATCCACTCTCTCCAACGATTGCCAGTACTTCTCCTTCATTTAAGTCAAAGGTGACCCCACGAACCGCCTTCACTTCACCGGCATAAGTATCGAAGGACACGTGTAAATCATTGACTTTTAATACTTTATTCATATCATCTACCTCACTTTTTAAGCGTTACCGCTTATCGTCTCAACTTCGGATCCAACGCATCCCGTAATCCATCTCCCAATAAATTAAAGGAGAGCATGGTTATGCTGATACATATTGCCGGAATAATCAGCTGTGAAGGATACATCTGGAACACTCTACTTCCATCATTGGCTAAGGTTCCCCAGCTAGCTAACGGTACCGGTACACCGAGACCAATATAGCTTAAAAACGCTTCCGTAAATATTGCGCTGGGAATCGCTAATGTAATATTAACAATGACAACACTCAGCGTATTGGGTAGTAAATGCTTTGCAATAATTCTTGCCGGCTTTGCTCCCATTACCTTGGCAGCTACCACAAAATCCTGCTGCTTTAAACTCATGATCTGACCACGTACCAGACGTGCCATACCGGTCCAGCCCACTGCCGCATACGCTGCAACAAGTGTCATCGTTCCCTTTGGTAAAACCATCATCAAAAGTATTACCACGATCAGATATGGAATACCATTAATAATCTCAATAATTCTCATCATGATATTATCCACTGCTCCTCCCATATAACCGGAGATTCCGCCATAGATAATTCCGATAATAAAGTTAACGAAAACAGCTGTAAATGAAATAAACAATGATATTCTAGCCCCATACCATATTCTGGTGAATATATCTCTTCCCAGAGTATCGGTTCCAAACAGATGCATATGTCCATCTACGGCATCCTTATATCCCATGGGAGCATAAGTATGGGCCAGATGCTGCTCACTCATAGTATAGGGTGAAAGCATCGGTATTATGATGCTGCATAAAGTAATTACTCCAATTATAATCAAGCTTAAAACTGCGACTTTGTTTTTCGACAGGCGGTACATTGCATCCTTCCAGTAGCTTGTACTGGGTCTTGAGATTGATTCACTCTCCGTTGCATTGGCGCCAACCCATTCAAATTGTTTTTTATCTATTTTACTCATCTCTACCTCCATATACCTTTCAATTACTTATCTCCATATTGATAACAAGCTACACGTTCCAATATTAATAATTCCTCGCCTGGAACTATTCCTTAATTTCCGTAAGCTTAACACGGGGATCAATAAATCCGTAAGCAAGGTCCACAATCAGGTTAGCGATTACCAGGAAAGCGCCATAGAATAGGGTGGTTCCGGAGATCATGGTGTAATCCTGTGTCTGAATACTTAATACAAAGAATTTTCCCATACCGGGTATTGAGAATATATTTTCAACAACAAATGCACCGGTAAGAACGGCTGCTGCAATGGGTCCGAGAACAGTAATTACCGGCATAATCGCATTACGAACTGCATGCTTCCAGATTATTTTCTTCTGGGATAATCCCTTTGATTTCGCTGTCTTAATATAATCCTGACCAAGTACGTCCAGCATACTGGTTCTCATTAATCTGGAGATGGTAGCAAGGGAGCTGAAGCTAAGTGCAAAGGAGGGCAATAGTTTGCTTGCGAATGAGTCCCATCCTGTTATCGGAAAGAAGCGTATCCCCGTCCACTGGAACAGCTTCAATCCCAGGAAATACTGAAGCAATGCACCAATGATAAAGCCTGGTACGGATACACCAATAATCGCAAAAAGCATCGTGATGGTATCCCATTTTGTTCCCCTTTTCACAGCGGCTACAATACCCAATAAAATACCCATTACCGTCGCGAAAATCAGAGCTCTGAGTCCCAGATCAAAGGAATATGGGAACGCTTGGGCAATGATATCATTAATGGGACGGTTATAATGCATTGAGATTCCCAAGTCTCCCTTAAAAATATTCTTCATATAAATAAATAATTGCTCATATACCGGCTTGTCTAAACCGTATTTTTCATTCAGCGCAGCTAATGTTGTCTCAGGGATTGCTTTTTCTCCGATAAAGGGATCACCTGGCAATAAACGCATCATGAAAAAGGTCAAAGCAACTAATACCATTAATGTTAAAAACGCATAGAATAATCGTTTCACTATATATTTAACCATTTGCAGTTCTCCTCGTATTATATAGTAGTAGTGTTTATAGTCCCTCTCCAAGGACTGTATGCTATACTGTTAGAGACACTGTGGATTGGTTTGTTTCTCCTACCACTCGATGGTTACAGAAAGGCTCCAACCACAGTCTCTTTGTATATTTGTTAATCAGTTAGATACCGCATGACGGTTTATTTAGAACGAGGTTACAATCGCAAGGAGTCCCAGTGGTTCCAAACAGTGTCAAATACATTTCAAAGGAGTATTGCTATGATATACGCAGGAATTGATATTGCTAAGGATAAGCATGACTGCTTTATCACTAACTCAGATGGTGAAGTACTTTTTAAGGCATTTACCATTCCAAACAACCTAGATGGTTTTGATGAGCTTTATCAGAAAATTCAGTCTGTTACAGATGATTTAACCAAAGTAAAAGTAGGCCTTGAAGCCACTGGACACTACAGTTATAACATCTTGGGATATCTTCTTGATAAAGGTCTGACCACCTTTGTTATCAATCCGTTACATACCAATCTTTACAGAAAAAGTCTAAGCCTTAGAAAGACGAAAACGGATAAAGTTGATGCCCATACGATTGCTACAATGCTCATGTCTGATGTGAACTTAAAGTCCTACTCAGACACATCTTATCACAATGAGGAACTGAAGTCACTAACTCGTTATCGCTTTGATAAAGTGAAAGAACGGGCAAAACTCAAACAATCAATTTCTCGTCTGGTAACAATTCTATTTCCCGAATTAGAGAAATTGGTTCCCACCCTTCATATGGCATCTGTTTATGACCTACTTTTTGAGCTGTCAAGTGTATCCGACATCGCTTCAGTACATTTAACCAGGCTGACAAACCTCCTAAACACATCTTCGAAAGGCCGCTATGGTAAAGATACGGCTATTCTTTTCAGAGAAGCTGCAAGAACCTCGATTGGCTCTCATATGCCTGCCAAATCTCTGGAACTAAAACATACCATCCGCCTGATTC
The nucleotide sequence above comes from Variimorphobacter saccharofermentans. Encoded proteins:
- a CDS encoding IS110 family RNA-guided transposase, with translation MIYAGIDIAKDKHDCFITNSDGEVLFKAFTIPNNLDGFDELYQKIQSVTDDLTKVKVGLEATGHYSYNILGYLLDKGLTTFVINPLHTNLYRKSLSLRKTKTDKVDAHTIATMLMSDVNLKSYSDTSYHNEELKSLTRYRFDKVKERAKLKQSISRLVTILFPELEKLVPTLHMASVYDLLFELSSVSDIASVHLTRLTNLLNTSSKGRYGKDTAILFREAARTSIGSHMPAKSLELKHTIRLIRELDSEISEIESEIKSIMDKINSPILSIPGINYRMGSMIIAEIGDFSRFDSPDKILAYAGLSPSTYQSGQLESSYSHMEKRGSRYLRYALFNATKFVCHWDPTFAAYLEKKRSEGKHYNVAISHAAKKLVRVIYQLERSGQSYIKAS
- a CDS encoding ABC transporter permease, coding for MVKYIVKRLFYAFLTLMVLVALTFFMMRLLPGDPFIGEKAIPETTLAALNEKYGLDKPVYEQLFIYMKNIFKGDLGISMHYNRPINDIIAQAFPYSFDLGLRALIFATVMGILLGIVAAVKRGTKWDTITMLFAIIGVSVPGFIIGALLQYFLGLKLFQWTGIRFFPITGWDSFASKLLPSFALSFSSLATISRLMRTSMLDVLGQDYIKTAKSKGLSQKKIIWKHAVRNAIMPVITVLGPIAAAVLTGAFVVENIFSIPGMGKFFVLSIQTQDYTMISGTTLFYGAFLVIANLIVDLAYGFIDPRVKLTEIKE
- a CDS encoding ABC transporter ATP-binding protein codes for the protein MNKVLKVNDLHVSFDTYAGEVKAVRGVTFDLNEGEVLAIVGESGCGKSVTAQTIMKLNPMPPARIVSGEILLADKDIVNASEKEMMQIRGKDVSMIFQDPMTCLNPTMQVGKQLTEAIRHHQKLSAEDAAKEALRLLQLVKIPNPEQRIKQYPHEFSGGMRQRVMIAMALSCAPKLLIADEPTTALDVTIQAQIMDLLQEIREKTNTAIILITHDLGVVASMADRVAVMYAGKIVEIGTAEDIFYRPSHPYTKALLKSLPTTDMNRSERLVSIAGTPPDLINPPTGCGFASRCTNCMKICQSEQPPVFELGKGHQASCWLLHADCPSNQPGGEK
- a CDS encoding ABC transporter permease; this encodes MSKIDKKQFEWVGANATESESISRPSTSYWKDAMYRLSKNKVAVLSLIIIGVITLCSIIIPMLSPYTMSEQHLAHTYAPMGYKDAVDGHMHLFGTDTLGRDIFTRIWYGARISLFISFTAVFVNFIIGIIYGGISGYMGGAVDNIMMRIIEIINGIPYLIVVILLMMVLPKGTMTLVAAYAAVGWTGMARLVRGQIMSLKQQDFVVAAKVMGAKPARIIAKHLLPNTLSVVIVNITLAIPSAIFTEAFLSYIGLGVPVPLASWGTLANDGSRVFQMYPSQLIIPAICISITMLSFNLLGDGLRDALDPKLRR
- a CDS encoding ABC transporter ATP-binding protein; translation: MSNQKQTINTNQKLLEVQNVSKHFKVSDGILKAVNHVNFDIYKGETLGLVGESGCGKSTLGKVLMGIYPATDGRILYHGKKDLEITKKSLFEYSKMAQIIFQDPYSSLDPRMTVGSIIEEGMIIHKMYDKKRRQERVYELLELVGLNKEHANRFPHEFSGGQRQRIGIARALAIEPEFIVCDEPISALDVSIQSQIINLLHDLQSKLDLTYLFIAHDLNIVKYISDRIAVMYLGNIVELASSDELYENTLHPYSKALLSAVPIPDPDKEAQKQRQILSGDVPSPINTPKGCPFAGRCPRATDICRQEKPALEMKQGHLVACHHVEK